From one candidate division WOR-3 bacterium genomic stretch:
- a CDS encoding TIGR03960 family B12-binding radical SAM protein, producing the protein MLDDILPLVKKPIRYTGGEYNITVKTTPSVVVGILFPEIYEIGMSNLGIKIIYSLFNRIEGVQCERIFAPWPDFGEQLLNKKIPLYGLETKKPIKEFDLIGFSLQSELSYTTVLYLLELAGIPYKSSERTDREPILIAGGPAVLNPTPLSPVFDAFVIGDGETVVEKIAEILKSIPKGQKATRLEELAKIQGIWVPQLHKYDRKIKKSIVPSLDEKTIPSPPIVPICEITHDRLAIEVMRGCTWGCRFCQAGYVNRPLRIRPAEQIIRAVEKGIRETGWEEISLLSFSILDYPDLLNLIRKLNEILKKKMVNISLPAMRGELFSEDLGLLLKEIKKTGLTFAPETASEQLRYKLNKPFSNEKLISSINTAYRLGWKQVKLYMMIGLPFEKEDDIKEIHTLIDQILKAYSKGNIKLAVNPFIPKPHTPFEGVEFTPIPELNAKIEQIKKMKKRRLEIKYQSPEVSFIEAFLSRADEKIFPVIEEVYKQGAKFEEWREGFDFSKWRTACEKHGIDPDEYLKPRDKYPWDFIDIGVSKEFLKKESERARDSITTENCYYKTCSNCGACDGNIEKHFSSKEVYVGYGRYPKKKTASILYRVKYSVGEPFRYASHRDVTRTIYRSLRRSNLPIQFTQGFSPIPKVSFCPPKSVGQITKGDFFDFYLEKQYFGNISMELNKSFPNGIRILEVRALPSAAPSLSSSINLIYYEVDIPRNAIKKPLELPRDKPLYIQTKSGMKDVLDGVESLNYDDGVLTCGLRFGGKKINIYELISFLTDNSIEMSRTYKITRTTMFIKKEGILYSPMEVK; encoded by the coding sequence ATGCTTGATGATATACTTCCTTTGGTGAAAAAACCAATCCGCTACACAGGCGGGGAGTACAATATCACCGTCAAAACGACTCCTTCGGTGGTGGTGGGTATTCTATTTCCGGAAATATATGAAATAGGTATGTCGAATCTCGGCATCAAGATCATCTATTCTCTCTTCAATCGGATTGAAGGAGTGCAGTGCGAACGAATCTTCGCACCCTGGCCCGATTTCGGAGAACAGCTTTTGAATAAAAAAATTCCACTCTATGGTCTGGAGACGAAAAAGCCGATAAAAGAGTTCGACCTCATCGGTTTCTCGCTGCAGAGTGAACTGTCTTACACCACGGTCTTATATCTCCTTGAATTAGCCGGCATTCCTTATAAAAGTTCAGAACGAACAGACAGAGAGCCAATTCTCATCGCCGGCGGACCCGCAGTCCTGAATCCGACTCCCTTATCACCTGTCTTCGATGCCTTTGTCATCGGCGACGGCGAAACAGTCGTGGAAAAAATTGCTGAAATTCTCAAATCCATACCCAAAGGGCAAAAGGCAACAAGGCTGGAAGAACTTGCAAAGATACAGGGCATCTGGGTTCCTCAACTCCATAAATACGACAGGAAAATCAAAAAATCCATTGTGCCGTCATTGGATGAAAAGACGATTCCTTCACCGCCGATCGTCCCGATCTGTGAAATCACCCACGACCGGCTTGCGATAGAAGTGATGCGGGGCTGCACCTGGGGTTGCCGTTTTTGTCAGGCGGGTTATGTCAACCGGCCCTTACGCATCAGACCAGCGGAACAGATTATCAGGGCGGTCGAAAAAGGAATCAGGGAAACCGGCTGGGAAGAAATTTCCCTGCTTTCTTTCTCAATCCTTGATTATCCCGACCTGTTGAATTTGATCCGCAAGTTGAATGAAATATTGAAAAAGAAGATGGTCAATATTTCACTTCCGGCGATGCGCGGTGAGCTGTTCAGTGAAGACCTCGGTTTACTCCTCAAAGAAATAAAGAAAACAGGGCTCACCTTCGCCCCTGAAACGGCGAGTGAACAACTGCGTTACAAACTGAACAAACCATTTTCCAATGAAAAACTCATTTCATCCATTAATACGGCTTACCGTCTCGGCTGGAAACAGGTTAAGTTATATATGATGATCGGCCTGCCCTTTGAAAAAGAAGATGATATAAAAGAGATCCATACTCTTATCGACCAGATTCTAAAGGCATATTCAAAAGGCAATATAAAACTTGCGGTCAACCCGTTCATTCCAAAGCCCCACACCCCGTTTGAAGGGGTTGAATTCACGCCGATCCCCGAGTTGAACGCCAAGATCGAACAAATCAAAAAAATGAAAAAACGGCGTCTCGAAATCAAATATCAGTCCCCGGAAGTCTCTTTTATAGAAGCGTTTCTCTCAAGGGCTGACGAAAAAATATTCCCGGTGATTGAAGAAGTATATAAACAGGGAGCTAAATTCGAGGAGTGGCGCGAAGGATTTGATTTTTCAAAATGGCGCACCGCGTGTGAAAAACACGGCATAGACCCTGATGAATATCTCAAACCCAGGGACAAATACCCCTGGGACTTTATCGACATCGGGGTATCAAAGGAATTCTTGAAGAAAGAGTCTGAGCGTGCCCGGGATTCAATCACCACTGAAAATTGTTATTACAAAACCTGCTCAAACTGCGGTGCGTGTGACGGCAATATTGAAAAACACTTCTCAAGCAAAGAAGTGTATGTAGGATACGGCCGGTATCCAAAAAAGAAGACGGCTTCCATCCTCTATCGAGTTAAATATTCAGTCGGCGAGCCTTTCAGGTACGCTTCGCACCGTGATGTCACCCGGACGATATATCGGTCTCTGCGAAGATCTAATCTACCGATTCAATTCACCCAGGGATTTTCACCGATACCAAAGGTCTCTTTCTGCCCACCGAAAAGCGTCGGGCAGATAACAAAAGGAGATTTTTTTGATTTTTATCTTGAGAAACAATATTTCGGGAACATTTCCATGGAACTGAATAAATCGTTTCCCAACGGCATTCGGATTCTGGAAGTCCGTGCCTTACCGTCCGCCGCCCCTTCTCTTTCCAGTTCCATAAATCTGATATATTATGAAGTCGACATACCCAGAAACGCCATAAAAAAGCCCCTTGAGCTTCCCCGTGATAA
- a CDS encoding asparaginase — MKHYDCAIIANGGAGGIKFPRRRHQGLVKAVAAGYEILKQGGSSLDAVEKAAMILEDSKVFNAGTGSYLNLTGEVEMDASLMTSELKFGAVGAIKNVRYPIKVARLVMEKTDHLLLCGDGAASFAYKMGLKKYNPRTKEKIRLWKRKKKNIDHSYFPQLKKIAGLYGTIGVVAIDKTGLIAVANSTGGISLNLPGRLGDTPIIGGGIYADRFGGVTATGHGEEIMRHLLSFRAVSLMARYPAPLASKKIIDYATAHNCRCGLIGIDRKGRILNVHNTPAMSWCYIKKGRMKSFNY; from the coding sequence ATGAAACATTATGATTGTGCTATTATCGCAAACGGCGGCGCCGGCGGCATAAAGTTCCCCCGGCGAAGACATCAAGGTCTGGTAAAAGCCGTCGCCGCTGGTTATGAAATTTTGAAGCAGGGTGGTTCCAGCCTTGATGCTGTGGAAAAAGCGGCGATGATTCTGGAAGACAGTAAAGTATTCAACGCTGGAACCGGCTCATACCTCAACCTGACAGGTGAAGTCGAAATGGATGCCTCCCTGATGACGAGCGAGTTGAAATTCGGCGCAGTCGGTGCAATCAAAAACGTCAGATATCCGATAAAAGTCGCACGACTCGTAATGGAAAAGACAGACCATCTTCTGCTTTGTGGCGACGGTGCCGCCAGCTTCGCCTATAAAATGGGTCTTAAAAAATATAACCCCAGAACAAAAGAAAAAATACGCCTCTGGAAAAGAAAGAAAAAGAATATCGACCATTCCTATTTCCCCCAGTTGAAAAAGATAGCAGGACTTTACGGCACCATCGGAGTCGTTGCAATCGATAAGACCGGTCTGATAGCGGTCGCCAATTCGACCGGAGGAATCTCGTTGAATCTACCGGGACGTCTCGGCGACACTCCGATCATCGGCGGAGGAATCTATGCCGACCGTTTCGGAGGGGTCACGGCGACCGGCCACGGTGAAGAGATTATGCGCCATCTGCTCTCATTCCGCGCCGTTTCCCTGATGGCGCGTTATCCTGCACCGCTCGCCAGCAAAAAAATAATCGATTATGCGACCGCACATAATTGCCGCTGTGGGCTCATTGGAATCGATCGAAAAGGAAGGATCCTGAATGTCCACAACACTCCGGCGATGTCCTGGTGTTATATAAAGAAAGGAAGAATGAAATCGTTCAACTATTAA
- the vorB gene encoding 3-methyl-2-oxobutanoate dehydrogenase subunit VorB, whose translation MNKANKAEKKLMYGNHALVEGVIHAGCRFFAGYPITPQNEIPEFMSIRMNEEGGVFVQTESEIAAINMLFGAAAAGKRAMTSSSSPGISLMQEGISYIAGADLPVLVVNVIRGGPGLGNIAPAQSDYYQATRGGGHGDYFTITLAPYSAQDLFEFPRLAFELAEKYRNPALIVADGILGQMMEPVEFSYEPIDPESLPEPEWALSGCKGRERRVVRSYDLRPGKLEALNHQRTKKYEEIKKKEQRFDALECDDADIVIVAYGTCARVCSAVIKMARSKGYKVGLLRPITLWPFPADVLADLSKKVEHFLVVEMNCGQMIDDVKLATECRSKISFHGRPGGGVPTPPEVLEKVEAILGGEK comes from the coding sequence ATGAATAAAGCGAATAAAGCAGAGAAAAAATTGATGTACGGAAATCATGCTTTGGTGGAAGGAGTTATCCACGCAGGCTGTCGTTTCTTTGCCGGCTATCCCATCACCCCCCAGAATGAAATTCCTGAATTTATGTCGATCAGGATGAATGAGGAAGGTGGGGTCTTTGTCCAGACAGAAAGTGAGATAGCCGCAATCAATATGCTTTTCGGAGCCGCCGCCGCGGGAAAACGTGCGATGACGTCGTCCTCTTCACCGGGAATAAGCCTGATGCAGGAAGGCATCTCATATATCGCCGGCGCCGACCTCCCGGTTCTGGTGGTCAACGTCATCAGAGGCGGCCCGGGACTCGGCAATATCGCTCCCGCCCAATCAGACTATTATCAGGCGACCCGGGGAGGCGGTCATGGTGATTACTTTACAATAACCCTCGCGCCCTATTCAGCCCAAGACCTGTTTGAATTCCCCAGGCTCGCCTTTGAGCTGGCGGAGAAATATCGAAATCCGGCACTTATCGTCGCCGATGGAATTCTGGGACAGATGATGGAACCCGTTGAATTCAGTTATGAACCGATTGATCCAGAGAGTCTTCCTGAACCGGAATGGGCGCTGTCAGGATGTAAAGGAAGAGAAAGAAGGGTTGTCCGCTCTTATGATTTACGACCCGGCAAACTCGAAGCCCTGAATCACCAACGCACCAAAAAGTATGAAGAGATAAAAAAGAAAGAACAGCGCTTTGATGCGTTGGAGTGTGATGACGCGGATATCGTCATCGTCGCCTATGGAACGTGTGCCCGGGTCTGCAGCGCGGTGATCAAGATGGCGCGGAGCAAAGGATACAAAGTAGGACTTCTGAGACCGATAACCCTGTGGCCCTTTCCTGCGGATGTACTGGCGGATCTTTCAAAAAAGGTCGAACATTTTCTAGTAGTCGAGATGAACTGCGGTCAGATGATCGACGACGTCAAACTTGCCACAGAATGCCGCTCAAAGATTTCTTTCCATGGCCGTCCAGGAGGAGGAGTACCGACACCCCCTGAAGTTCTTGAAAAAGTTGAGGCAATACTCGGAGGTGAAAAATGA
- a CDS encoding 2-oxoglutarate oxidoreductase produces MKKLFGRPEGLTSTLLRYCPGCGHGIVHRIIGELLVELNIRERAIGIAPVGCSVFADEYFNCDMIQPPHGRGPAVSTGIKRVRPDCIVFSYQGDGDLAAIGTAEIIHAGARNENITIVFINNAIFGMTGGQLAPTTLPGMKSTTSVNGRDVKKQGYPMKVCELLAALDGPYYLERCAVDTPKNVIKTKKALKRAFKNQMDNKGFSLIEILSMCPTGWGQTPVQAKKWIGEVMAQYYPLGVYRDRAKEEK; encoded by the coding sequence ATGAAGAAACTCTTTGGCAGACCCGAAGGATTGACTTCCACCCTTCTGAGATACTGTCCGGGTTGCGGCCACGGTATTGTCCATCGGATTATCGGTGAGCTGCTTGTCGAGCTGAATATAAGAGAACGGGCGATAGGCATTGCACCGGTCGGTTGCTCGGTCTTTGCAGATGAATACTTCAACTGTGATATGATTCAACCACCCCATGGCAGGGGTCCGGCAGTATCGACGGGGATAAAACGCGTACGTCCTGATTGTATCGTCTTCAGTTATCAGGGAGACGGCGACCTCGCTGCCATTGGAACGGCTGAGATTATCCACGCCGGTGCCCGCAATGAAAATATAACCATCGTCTTTATAAATAATGCGATCTTCGGAATGACAGGTGGTCAGCTCGCACCGACCACCCTGCCCGGAATGAAATCAACGACCTCGGTGAACGGCCGAGACGTCAAAAAACAGGGTTATCCAATGAAAGTCTGTGAACTGCTTGCAGCACTCGATGGTCCGTACTATCTGGAACGATGCGCCGTAGATACACCGAAAAACGTGATAAAGACCAAAAAGGCGTTAAAGAGAGCGTTCAAAAACCAGATGGACAATAAAGGTTTTTCTCTCATTGAAATACTGTCGATGTGTCCGACCGGTTGGGGACAGACTCCTGTTCAGGCGAAAAAATGGATCGGCGAAGTGATGGCTCAGTACTATCCTCTGGGTGTATATCGGGACCGCGCAAAGGAGGAAAAATGA
- a CDS encoding DUF4388 domain-containing protein has product MPIEGDLKSLNLSSVLQLISQERLTGVLKIKRRNEVVDIGFAEGQITGAFYERGEKVERLEVYLVRSGMIGRNVYKLVEEIHEETKRPIMNIILEDRYLTTEEVERIIKFKIQEVIDELFQWEEGAFKFEEGSIIYPKSLIKIRLNTEGLILEAARRMDEWPRIKEAVPSGDIVYKKVERPELKLTPQEDEARVLSLLNGHRSVDDLIEISGLGKFHTYSCLYRLLSTGQIEVAYAKPTAKKIRPKRKKISLKFITVPLTAVFALAVLLVEILIGNYLSKNHLITVNIFNKEMYQSDYKDYQEIFFFRHNRKPSVKEVKLIFESEAQGPGEAD; this is encoded by the coding sequence ATGCCGATTGAGGGAGATTTAAAAAGCCTTAATCTTTCCAGTGTTCTTCAGTTGATATCCCAGGAACGTCTTACCGGCGTTCTGAAGATAAAGAGACGGAATGAAGTCGTTGATATCGGTTTTGCCGAGGGTCAGATAACCGGTGCATTCTATGAACGGGGTGAGAAGGTTGAAAGATTGGAGGTGTATCTGGTCAGATCCGGCATGATCGGCAGAAACGTATATAAATTAGTGGAAGAGATCCATGAGGAGACGAAACGGCCGATTATGAACATTATTCTGGAAGACAGATATCTGACTACGGAAGAGGTCGAAAGAATCATAAAGTTCAAGATACAGGAGGTTATTGACGAGTTGTTTCAGTGGGAGGAAGGGGCTTTTAAATTTGAAGAGGGTTCGATAATATATCCAAAAAGTTTGATAAAAATACGGTTGAACACAGAAGGATTGATTTTAGAAGCCGCACGGCGGATGGATGAATGGCCCAGAATAAAAGAGGCGGTGCCTTCCGGAGATATCGTATATAAGAAGGTCGAGAGGCCTGAATTGAAATTGACTCCCCAGGAAGATGAGGCACGGGTTCTTTCATTATTAAACGGCCACCGAAGTGTTGATGATTTGATTGAGATTTCAGGGCTTGGAAAATTTCATACTTATTCCTGCCTTTATCGTCTTTTATCTACCGGCCAGATAGAGGTCGCCTATGCAAAGCCCACTGCCAAGAAGATAAGGCCCAAGAGAAAGAAGATTTCCCTCAAGTTTATCACGGTGCCGCTAACGGCCGTGTTCGCCCTGGCGGTGCTGCTGGTAGAGATATTGATCGGTAATTATCTCAGTAAGAACCATTTGATTACTGTAAATATTTTCAACAAGGAGATGTATCAATCTGATTATAAAGATTATCAGGAGATTTTTTTCTTCAGGCACAACAGAAAACCTTCTGTTAAAGAAGTGAAACTTATTTTTGAAAGTGAAGCTCAGGGACCGGGAGAGGCGGATTGA
- a CDS encoding 2-oxoacid:ferredoxin oxidoreductase subunit gamma, translating to MIKEIIIAGFGGQGIVSSGIILAHGGLLEDKNVTFFPSYGAEMRGGTANCSVVISSEPVASPIVAAPDIVIIMNEPSLTRFEPTVKSNGLLFFNKTLIKSRPTRKDITIIPIEANAVAEELGQGRIANMVMLGAMIKKTKLLSLETLKKAQRKRFKKANEEQLALNDRALEKGYGLL from the coding sequence ATGATTAAAGAAATCATAATTGCAGGATTCGGTGGTCAGGGTATCGTAAGCTCAGGCATCATCCTCGCCCACGGTGGTTTGCTCGAAGATAAAAACGTCACCTTCTTTCCTTCCTACGGAGCTGAAATGCGGGGAGGAACAGCGAACTGCTCGGTCGTCATATCCTCTGAACCGGTGGCTTCACCGATCGTCGCCGCTCCGGATATCGTCATAATAATGAATGAACCCTCTCTCACACGTTTTGAACCCACGGTTAAATCGAACGGACTGCTCTTCTTTAATAAAACCCTTATAAAGTCAAGACCGACACGTAAAGATATAACGATAATCCCCATTGAAGCCAATGCGGTCGCCGAAGAACTGGGTCAGGGTAGAATTGCAAATATGGTTATGCTCGGTGCTATGATAAAAAAGACAAAATTACTCTCTCTGGAAACATTGAAAAAGGCACAACGCAAGCGGTTCAAAAAGGCGAACGAAGAGCAACTGGCTTTGAACGACAGGGCGCTGGAAAAAGGGTATGGCCTTTTATAG